Proteins encoded by one window of Pirellulales bacterium:
- a CDS encoding NUDIX domain-containing protein — protein MKEFAVVQSAGLVVYRQRGKQLEVLLVHPSGNYNRRAPWGIPKGLPDEGEALADAAVRETREESGVNVVIAQQHSALPSDDSAQPNLVPLGHIDYTKSRKRIHAFAVAAPENAAPHPASWEVDRAEFFPLDEAQQLIHPEQRPFLERLEKLLTPGDTSNA, from the coding sequence GTGAAGGAGTTTGCCGTGGTGCAATCGGCGGGCTTGGTCGTTTACCGTCAGCGGGGAAAGCAGTTAGAAGTGCTGCTGGTGCATCCGTCAGGAAATTACAATCGCCGCGCGCCGTGGGGAATTCCCAAAGGATTGCCCGACGAAGGGGAGGCCTTGGCAGACGCGGCAGTGCGTGAAACCCGAGAAGAAAGCGGCGTCAATGTAGTCATTGCCCAGCAACACTCGGCGCTGCCGAGCGATGACTCTGCGCAGCCCAACTTAGTTCCGCTGGGACACATCGATTACACGAAAAGTCGAAAACGGATTCATGCCTTTGCCGTCGCCGCACCAGAAAATGCCGCACCGCATCCGGCCAGTTGGGAAGTTGACCGGGCGGAATTTTTTCCCCTGGACGAAGCGCAACAGCTGATCCACCCTGAGCAGCGGCCGTTTTTAGAGCGCTTGGAAAAACTTCTGACTCCGGGGGACACTAGTAACGCCTGA